Proteins found in one Nymphalis io chromosome 4, ilAglIoxx1.1, whole genome shotgun sequence genomic segment:
- the LOC126781843 gene encoding gamma-aminobutyric acid receptor subunit beta-like isoform X3, which yields MSVSRQPLARSARLHARQILLLMFVLPLLFSLVKAQPERTVAVDRLENVTHTVTRILDGYDIRLRPNFGGDPLYVGMDLTIASFDAISEVNMDYTITLYLNQYWKDERLAFGLQDEVLTLSGDFADKIWVPDTFFANDKNSFLHDVTERNKLVRLGGDGSVTYGMRFTATLACMMDLHYYPLDSQNCTVEIENGYTVSDVVMYWKETPVRGVEDAELPQFTILGHETNDRKEKLATGIYQRLSLSFKLRRNIGYFVFQTYLPSILIVMLSWVSFWINHEATSARVALGITTVLTMTTISTGVRSSLPRISYVKAIDIYLVMCFVFVFAALLEYAAVNYTYWGARAKKRAKLKNRDQISTSTSMDKELKSGEGSHSPEEIIALREYTTTTGRVSPLPSLRSRPLPPTTGAPPSLRLQRDYTNLRYRTRPHSKNSRNSTNKPKMIHALKRGATVIKASMPKIRDVNVIDTYSRVIFPICFLIFNGVYWVFYIFD from the exons ATGAGCGTGAGTCGCCAACCCCTCGCGCGCTCAGCTCGCCTGCACGCGCGTCAGATACTTCTGCTTATGTTTGTTCTCCCGCTCCTTTTTTCTTTAGTAAAAGCaca ACCAGAGCGCACTGTAGCGGTTGATCGTTTAGAAAACGTCACTCACACTGTTACTCGGATTCTTGACGGCTACGACATACGTCTACGCCCAAACTTTGGCG GCGACCCGCTTTACGTCGGCATGGATTTAACCATTGCTAGTTTCGACGCAATATCCGAAGTTAATATG gaTTACACAATAAccctttatttaaatcaatattggaAGGATGAAAGGCTGGCTTTCGGTTTACAAGACGAGGTCCTAACATTATCTGGCGACTTTGCTGATAAAATTTGGGTGCCGGACACGTTCTTTGCAAATGACAAGAATAG TTTTCTCCACGATGTCACTGAACGAAACAAGCTGGTGCGTCTCGGCGGTGATGGGAGCGTGACCTACGGCATGCGTTTCACGGCCACGCTCGCCTGCATGATGGACTTGCACTACTACCCCCTTGACAGCCAGAACTGCACCGTCGAGATTGAAA ATGGCTACACAGTGTCGGACGTGGTTATGTACTGGAAGGAAACTCCGGTACGTGGAGTTGAAGATGCAGAACTCCCTCAGTTTACTATTCTCGGACATGAAACTAACGACAGAAAG GAGAAGTTAGCTACTGGCATCTATCAACGGTTATCTCTCAGTTTCAAGCTACGCAGGAACATTGGATATTTTGTGTTTCAAACCTACTTGCCGAGTATTCTGATTGTAATGCTATCCTGGGTTTCCTTTTGGATCAATCACGAGGCTACTTCGGCTAGAGTTGCTTTag gaATTACCACGGTTCTTACGATGACTACCATAAGCACAGGCGTTAGGAGCAGTTTGCCTCGCATATCCTACGTGAAAGCGATTGACATTTACCTTGTCATGTGCTTCGTGTTTGTGTTTGCCGCGCTCCTGGAATATGCCGCAGTAAACTACACCTACTGGGGCGCGCGGGCAAAAAAGAGAGCCAAGTTAAAGAATCGTGATCAAATTTCCACTAGCACTAGTATGGATAAGGAATTAAAATCCGGTG AAGGTTCCCACTCTCCTGAAGAAATCATAGCTCTTAGAGAGTACACGACTACCACTGGACGAGTCTCCCCGCTGCCAAGCCTGCGGTCACGACCATTACCACCAACTACCGGCGCACCACCATCGCTCCGGCTCCAGAGAGATTACACGAACCTACGCTACAGGACACGACCTCATTCGAAGAATTCGAGAA atAGCACCAACAAACCTAAGATGATACACGCTCTGAAACGTGGCGCTACCGTCATAAAAGCTTCGATGCCCAAAATACGTGACGTTAACGTCATTGACACGTATTCACGCGTCATTTTCCCAATATGCTTTCTTATATTTAACGGTGTCTATTGGGTTTTCTATATATTTGATTAG
- the LOC126781843 gene encoding gamma-aminobutyric acid receptor subunit beta-like isoform X2, translating into MSVSRQPLARSARLHARQILLLMFVLPLLFSLVKAQPERTVAVDRLENVTHTVTRILDGYDIRLRPNFGGDPLYVGMDLTIASFDAISEVNMDYTITLYLNQYWKDERLAFGLQDEVLTLSGDFADKIWVPDTFFANDKNSFLHDVTERNKLVRLGGDGSVTYGMRFTATLACMMDLHYYPLDSQNCTVEIESYGYTVSDVVMYWKETPVRGVEDAELPQFTILGHETNDRKEKLATGIYQRLSLSFKLRRNIGYFVFQTYLPSILIVMLSWVSFWINHEATSARVALGITTVLTMTTISTGVRSSLPRISYVKAIDIYLVMCFVFVFAALLEYAAVNYTYWGARAKKRAKLKNRDQISTSTSMDKELKSGGSHSPEEIIALREYTTTTGRVSPLPSLRSRPLPPTTGAPPSLRLQRDYTNLRYRTRPHSKNSRNSTNKPKMIHALKRGATVIKASMPKIRDVNVIDTYSRVIFPICFLIFNGVYWVFYIFD; encoded by the exons ATGAGCGTGAGTCGCCAACCCCTCGCGCGCTCAGCTCGCCTGCACGCGCGTCAGATACTTCTGCTTATGTTTGTTCTCCCGCTCCTTTTTTCTTTAGTAAAAGCaca ACCAGAGCGCACTGTAGCGGTTGATCGTTTAGAAAACGTCACTCACACTGTTACTCGGATTCTTGACGGCTACGACATACGTCTACGCCCAAACTTTGGCG GCGACCCGCTTTACGTCGGCATGGATTTAACCATTGCTAGTTTCGACGCAATATCCGAAGTTAATATG gaTTACACAATAAccctttatttaaatcaatattggaAGGATGAAAGGCTGGCTTTCGGTTTACAAGACGAGGTCCTAACATTATCTGGCGACTTTGCTGATAAAATTTGGGTGCCGGACACGTTCTTTGCAAATGACAAGAATAG TTTTCTCCACGATGTCACTGAACGAAACAAGCTGGTGCGTCTCGGCGGTGATGGGAGCGTGACCTACGGCATGCGTTTCACGGCCACGCTCGCCTGCATGATGGACTTGCACTACTACCCCCTTGACAGCCAGAACTGCACCGTCGAGATTGAAAGCT ATGGCTACACAGTGTCGGACGTGGTTATGTACTGGAAGGAAACTCCGGTACGTGGAGTTGAAGATGCAGAACTCCCTCAGTTTACTATTCTCGGACATGAAACTAACGACAGAAAG GAGAAGTTAGCTACTGGCATCTATCAACGGTTATCTCTCAGTTTCAAGCTACGCAGGAACATTGGATATTTTGTGTTTCAAACCTACTTGCCGAGTATTCTGATTGTAATGCTATCCTGGGTTTCCTTTTGGATCAATCACGAGGCTACTTCGGCTAGAGTTGCTTTag gaATTACCACGGTTCTTACGATGACTACCATAAGCACAGGCGTTAGGAGCAGTTTGCCTCGCATATCCTACGTGAAAGCGATTGACATTTACCTTGTCATGTGCTTCGTGTTTGTGTTTGCCGCGCTCCTGGAATATGCCGCAGTAAACTACACCTACTGGGGCGCGCGGGCAAAAAAGAGAGCCAAGTTAAAGAATCGTGATCAAATTTCCACTAGCACTAGTATGGATAAGGAATTAAAATCCGGTG GTTCCCACTCTCCTGAAGAAATCATAGCTCTTAGAGAGTACACGACTACCACTGGACGAGTCTCCCCGCTGCCAAGCCTGCGGTCACGACCATTACCACCAACTACCGGCGCACCACCATCGCTCCGGCTCCAGAGAGATTACACGAACCTACGCTACAGGACACGACCTCATTCGAAGAATTCGAGAA atAGCACCAACAAACCTAAGATGATACACGCTCTGAAACGTGGCGCTACCGTCATAAAAGCTTCGATGCCCAAAATACGTGACGTTAACGTCATTGACACGTATTCACGCGTCATTTTCCCAATATGCTTTCTTATATTTAACGGTGTCTATTGGGTTTTCTATATATTTGATTAG
- the LOC126781843 gene encoding gamma-aminobutyric acid receptor subunit beta-like isoform X1, with translation MSVSRQPLARSARLHARQILLLMFVLPLLFSLVKAQPERTVAVDRLENVTHTVTRILDGYDIRLRPNFGGDPLYVGMDLTIASFDAISEVNMDYTITLYLNQYWKDERLAFGLQDEVLTLSGDFADKIWVPDTFFANDKNSFLHDVTERNKLVRLGGDGSVTYGMRFTATLACMMDLHYYPLDSQNCTVEIESYGYTVSDVVMYWKETPVRGVEDAELPQFTILGHETNDRKEKLATGIYQRLSLSFKLRRNIGYFVFQTYLPSILIVMLSWVSFWINHEATSARVALGITTVLTMTTISTGVRSSLPRISYVKAIDIYLVMCFVFVFAALLEYAAVNYTYWGARAKKRAKLKNRDQISTSTSMDKELKSGEGSHSPEEIIALREYTTTTGRVSPLPSLRSRPLPPTTGAPPSLRLQRDYTNLRYRTRPHSKNSRNSTNKPKMIHALKRGATVIKASMPKIRDVNVIDTYSRVIFPICFLIFNGVYWVFYIFD, from the exons ATGAGCGTGAGTCGCCAACCCCTCGCGCGCTCAGCTCGCCTGCACGCGCGTCAGATACTTCTGCTTATGTTTGTTCTCCCGCTCCTTTTTTCTTTAGTAAAAGCaca ACCAGAGCGCACTGTAGCGGTTGATCGTTTAGAAAACGTCACTCACACTGTTACTCGGATTCTTGACGGCTACGACATACGTCTACGCCCAAACTTTGGCG GCGACCCGCTTTACGTCGGCATGGATTTAACCATTGCTAGTTTCGACGCAATATCCGAAGTTAATATG gaTTACACAATAAccctttatttaaatcaatattggaAGGATGAAAGGCTGGCTTTCGGTTTACAAGACGAGGTCCTAACATTATCTGGCGACTTTGCTGATAAAATTTGGGTGCCGGACACGTTCTTTGCAAATGACAAGAATAG TTTTCTCCACGATGTCACTGAACGAAACAAGCTGGTGCGTCTCGGCGGTGATGGGAGCGTGACCTACGGCATGCGTTTCACGGCCACGCTCGCCTGCATGATGGACTTGCACTACTACCCCCTTGACAGCCAGAACTGCACCGTCGAGATTGAAAGCT ATGGCTACACAGTGTCGGACGTGGTTATGTACTGGAAGGAAACTCCGGTACGTGGAGTTGAAGATGCAGAACTCCCTCAGTTTACTATTCTCGGACATGAAACTAACGACAGAAAG GAGAAGTTAGCTACTGGCATCTATCAACGGTTATCTCTCAGTTTCAAGCTACGCAGGAACATTGGATATTTTGTGTTTCAAACCTACTTGCCGAGTATTCTGATTGTAATGCTATCCTGGGTTTCCTTTTGGATCAATCACGAGGCTACTTCGGCTAGAGTTGCTTTag gaATTACCACGGTTCTTACGATGACTACCATAAGCACAGGCGTTAGGAGCAGTTTGCCTCGCATATCCTACGTGAAAGCGATTGACATTTACCTTGTCATGTGCTTCGTGTTTGTGTTTGCCGCGCTCCTGGAATATGCCGCAGTAAACTACACCTACTGGGGCGCGCGGGCAAAAAAGAGAGCCAAGTTAAAGAATCGTGATCAAATTTCCACTAGCACTAGTATGGATAAGGAATTAAAATCCGGTG AAGGTTCCCACTCTCCTGAAGAAATCATAGCTCTTAGAGAGTACACGACTACCACTGGACGAGTCTCCCCGCTGCCAAGCCTGCGGTCACGACCATTACCACCAACTACCGGCGCACCACCATCGCTCCGGCTCCAGAGAGATTACACGAACCTACGCTACAGGACACGACCTCATTCGAAGAATTCGAGAA atAGCACCAACAAACCTAAGATGATACACGCTCTGAAACGTGGCGCTACCGTCATAAAAGCTTCGATGCCCAAAATACGTGACGTTAACGTCATTGACACGTATTCACGCGTCATTTTCCCAATATGCTTTCTTATATTTAACGGTGTCTATTGGGTTTTCTATATATTTGATTAG